From the Carya illinoinensis cultivar Pawnee chromosome 4, C.illinoinensisPawnee_v1, whole genome shotgun sequence genome, one window contains:
- the LOC122307020 gene encoding transcription factor MYB4-like — translation MVRTPRCDKNGLKKGTWTPEEDRKLISYVTRYGCWNWRQLPRFAGLSRCGKSCRLRWMNYLRPNIKRGNYSKEEEEKIIKLHELLGNRWSAIAAQLPGRTDNEIKNHWHTNLKKRLKQNSIPHEEKHDSNDQLPRGEKRQKRKEPSHSLKNPETTQTIDAAVLDARTNVVAGDINHGTFTENAETDGNSFWTQPFLTDDSNITSWFPSPFMGCEYLCSVPDELLSCPYGLFEEEDKFSNMNLSRSEKRHKRLNDQPNKPLLNPSTQVIDSLPSSPQPCSSELSSITKDTAVKTSTNMVADENVFTSFEASTEIGSNFWAEPFFADNAYIPSDFSAPFIWTDEELSPAFDEFLCAFVL, via the exons aTGGTGAGAACTCCTCGGTGTGATAAAAATGGATTGAAGAAAGGAACATGGACACCAGAGGAAGACAGGAAGCTTATAAGTTATGTTACTAGGTACGGCTGTTGGAATTGGCGCCAGCTTCCGAGGTTTGCAGGTCTATCAAGGTGTGGAAAGAGTTGCAGACTTCGATGGATGAATTATCTAAGACCCAACATCAAAAGAGGGAACTATagcaaagaagaagaggagaaaatcaTCAAGTTGCACGAATTGCTGGGGAATAG ATGGTCTGCAATTGCTGCTCAGCTACCAGGAAGGACAGATAATGAGATCAAAAACCACTGGCACACCAACCTCAAGAAACGCTTGAAACAAAACTCTATCCCCCATGAAGAAAAACACGACTCAAATGATCAGCTTCCTAGGGGTGAAAAGAGACAGAAGAGAAAGGAGCCAAGTCATTCTCTTAAAAATCCAGAAACTACGCAGACAATTGATGCTGCAGTACTTGATGCGAGGACAAACGTGGTTGCAGGTGATATTAATCATGGTACTTTCACAGAAAATGCAGAAACCGATGGTAATAGTTTTTGGACACAGCCATTTTTGACAGATGATTCCAATATTACAAGTTGGTTCCCTTCACCATTTATGGGCTGCGAGTATTTATGTTCAGTGCCTGATGAATTGTTGTCATGCCCTTATGGTTTGTTCGAAGAAGAAGACAAGTTCTCAAACATGAATCTTTCCCGGAGCGAGAAAAGACACAAGAGGCTAAATGATCAGCCaaataaacctcttctaaatcCAAGTACCCAAGTAATTGATAGCTTACCATCATCACCACAACCATGCTCAAGTGAATTATCCTCCATCACCAAAGATACAGCAGTTAAAACTAGCACAAATATGGTTGCGGACGAAAACGTCTTTACTTCCTTTGAAGCATCCACGGAAATCGGTAGTAATTTTTGGGCAGAGCCATTTTTTGCAGATAACGCCTATATTCCAAGTGATTTCTCAGCACCATTTATCTGGACTGATGAAGAGTTATCTCCAGCATTTGATGAATTCTTGTGCGCATTTGTCCTGTAA